The Scomber japonicus isolate fScoJap1 chromosome 9, fScoJap1.pri, whole genome shotgun sequence genome includes a region encoding these proteins:
- the smn1 gene encoding survival motor neuron protein 1: MANGCKDALFTRGAGQSDDSDIWDDTALIKAYDKAVASFKTALKGEDEPQVSKKNHPGKKRKNNKKNQSRKRTNAPPDKEWQVGDYCNAYWSEDGQLYAATISSIDMKRGTCIVVYTDYGNEEEQNLEDLLSEISEGDEETNSKVNEVESSTEESDRSSTPNQHKQQPQSKTQKPKAHREPPPLWAPGFPGFPPGPPPMPAFRQGGGRRSGGHGPVPPSWPPMMPFGPPMIPPPPPMSPDMVDDEALGGVLISWYMSGYHTGYYLGLKQGRKEAANWTKLHHK, translated from the exons ATGGCGAACGGATGCAAAGACGCGCTGTTTACACGCGGAGCTGGACAG AGTGACGATTCGGACATATGGGATGACACCGCTTTGATAAAGGCATATGACAAGGCAGTGGCATCATTCAAG ACTGCCCTCAAAGGTGAAGATGAACCGCAAGTTTCTAAGAAAAACCACCCAGGAAAAAAAcgcaaaaacaataaaaagaaccAGAGCAGGAAAAGAACCAATGCACCGCCAGATAAAGAG TGGCAGGTTGGAGATTATTGCAATGCTTACTGGTCAGAGGACGGCCAGCTGTATGCAGCCACCATCTCCTCCATTGACATGAAGAGGGGAACTTGTATAGTTGTTTATACAGACTATGGTAACGAGGAGGAGCAGAACCTTGAAGACTTGCTTTCAGAGATTTCCGAGGGTGATGAGGAAACGAATTCTAAG GTAAATGAAGTAGAATCTTCAACAGAGGAGAGTGACCGGTCAAGTACACCAAaccaacacaaacagcagccaCAAAGTAAAACCCAAAAGCCCAAAGCCCACAGGgaacctcctcctctgtgggCTCCTGGCTTCCCTGGGTTTCCCCCAGGCCCCCCTCCAATGCCAGCTTTCAGACAG GGTGGAGGCAGGAGATCCGGTGGTCATGGACCTGTACCTCCTTCCTGGCCTCCCATGATGCCCTTTGGTCCACCA ATgatccctccacctcctccgaTGAGCCCTGACATGGTGGATGATGAAGCGTTGGGTGGCGTGCTCATCTCCTGGTACATGAGTGGATATCACACAGGATACTACCTG ggGTTGAAACAAGGACGTAAAGAAGCTGCCAACTGGACAAAACTGCACCACAAATGA
- the hspb11 gene encoding intraflagellar transport protein 25 homolog isoform X1 — protein sequence MKMIDSSLTSLGAKVVVATSSDENHPPENIIDGNTKTFWMSTGMFPQEFIICFAEPTMISAVTVDSFNVKHLKIEKNTSQNASNFEFVGEKELEHTDGHIQTNAVPLNGSNATHLRFIITSGYDHFVSVHRVSVQG from the exons ATGAAGATGATCGATTCCTCTCTAACTTCTCTGGGTGCAAAAGTTGTCGTCGCTACATCCAGCGATGAGAATCACCCACCAGAAAACATCATTGACGG AAACACTAAAACGTTTTGGATGTCCACTGGGATGTTTCCTCAAGAGTTCATCATTTGCTTTGCTGAACCCACGATGATTTCTGCAGTGACAGTGGACAGCTTCAATG TCAAGCATCTAAAGATAGAAAAGAATACTTCACAAAATGCTTCTAACTTCGAGTTTGTTGGGGAGAAAG AACTTGAACATACAGATGGACATATTCAGACCAATGCTGTTCCA CTAAATGGATCCAATGCAACCCACCTTCGTTTTATCATCACCTCAGGATATGATCACTTTGTCTCAGTGCACAGAGTTAGTGTACAGggttaa
- the hspb11 gene encoding intraflagellar transport protein 25 homolog isoform X2, whose amino-acid sequence MRITHQKTSLTAAVCPFPPRNTKTFWMSTGMFPQEFIICFAEPTMISAVTVDSFNVKHLKIEKNTSQNASNFEFVGEKELEHTDGHIQTNAVPLNGSNATHLRFIITSGYDHFVSVHRVSVQG is encoded by the exons ATGAGAATCACCCACCAGAAAACATCATTGACGG ctgctgtttgtccCTTTCCACCCAGAAACACTAAAACGTTTTGGATGTCCACTGGGATGTTTCCTCAAGAGTTCATCATTTGCTTTGCTGAACCCACGATGATTTCTGCAGTGACAGTGGACAGCTTCAATG TCAAGCATCTAAAGATAGAAAAGAATACTTCACAAAATGCTTCTAACTTCGAGTTTGTTGGGGAGAAAG AACTTGAACATACAGATGGACATATTCAGACCAATGCTGTTCCA CTAAATGGATCCAATGCAACCCACCTTCGTTTTATCATCACCTCAGGATATGATCACTTTGTCTCAGTGCACAGAGTTAGTGTACAGggttaa
- the lzts1 gene encoding leucine zipper putative tumor suppressor 1, producing the protein MGSVSSLISGNSLDSKHCKASEFRLKRGTNHSRKSGGCSLDGLLKCGFSQGSTSSTHPSKGLSYSRSGRSEDFFYIKVGHKPRSVYHRGGPMEEHAGRRNRDGESDGRLQTKLLLMTGKMTERTTAEKSLVRSTAFKPVFPRSTTSSGHDSLDHILGPLEKARSPDNRHKQDTLSGTLSDSGRNSMSSLPTHSTSGSLSASAGPANHSDGSSAPANSLSKGPQPNFPPWVNGNSANPDCSYRAGLNSVGLASKANGEVGSASADEPSPLSETAGGIRSPITPDESLIENLEQRLLERETELQELQVSFEEKESDTCQLFEERQRYCAEEMEGLKQRCSTKLRQVSQIAAKTQQALQLQVSQLQAEKDRLQEDISELTREKDLVELRLRSYETESTLLAPTLEETQWEVCQKAGEISLLKQQLRDCQADVGHKLNEIVGLRVSLKEITAKTEMLEKQNKDHGDKLHSRTRDVEVCQNELQRKKNEADLLREKVGKLEKDIQGMKQDLAMAKEQRLQHSLQLEAQAQGQASEGLIQGSESPIQSQEDETSRHTSTESLQKEVERLKQQLTEEKDAQERLATNFEQERQTWNKEKDRVIKYQKQLQINYLQMHKKNQDLERILKELTAELESRTELGMDMNYSSGLQTYDDVIATEI; encoded by the exons ATGGGTAGCGTCAGCAGCCTTATCAGCGGCAACAGCCTCGACAGCAAACACTGCAAGGCATCCGAGTTTAGGTTAAAAAGGGGAACAAACCACAGTAGAAAGTCTGGAGGCTGCAGCCTTGATGGGTTATTGAAGTGTGGCTTTAGTCAGGGCTCGACTTCATCCACTCATCCCTCTAAAGGCCTCTCATATTCCCGTTCAGGACGAagtgaggattttttttacatcaag GTGGGCCATAAACCAAGGTCGGTGTACCACAGAGGAGGACCAATGGAGGAACATGCAGGTCGAAGGAACAGAGATGGGGAATCAGACGGGCGACTGCAAACAAAACTGCTGCTTATGACAGGGAAAATGACTGAGAGG ACCACTGCTGAGAAGTCATTGGTCCGTTCCACTGCCTTCAAGCCTGTGTTTCCCAGGAGTACGACCTCCTCAGGGCATGACAGCCTGGACCACATCCTCGGCCCACTGGAGAAAGCAAGGAGTCCAGACAATAGACATAAACAAGATACCCTCTCAG GGACTCTCTCTGACTCTGGACGTAACTCTATGTCTAGCCTTCCCACCCACAGCACCAGTGGGAGCCTAAGTGCTTCAGCAGGCCCTGCCAATCACAGTGATGGAAGCTCGGCTCCTGCAAACAGCCTCAGCAAGGGACCACAACCCAATTTCCCTCCATGGGTCAATGGAAATAGTGCAAACCCTGACTGTAGCTACAGGGCTGGATTAAATAGCGTAGGGTTGGCATCAAAGGCTAATGGGGAGGTTGGCTCTGCTTCTGCAGATGAGCCAAGCCCTCTCTCTGAAACTGCAGGTGGGATTCGGTCCCCTATTACTCCAGATGAGTCACTGATTGAAAATTTGGAACAAAGACTGCTGGAGAGAGAAACTGAACTGCAGGAGCTACAG GTGAGTTTTGAGGAGAAGGAATCAGACACCTGCCAGCTATTTGAAGAGAGGCAAAGGTACTGTGCTGAGGAGATGGAAGGACTGAAGCAGCGATGCTCCACCAAGTTACGACAAGTGTCTCAGATTGCTGCAAAAACTCAGCAAGCATTGCAGCTGCAGGTCAGCCAGCTCCAG GCAGAGAAGGACAGGCTCCAAGAGGACATCTCAGAACTAACCCGAGAGAAGGATCTTGTTGAGCTCAGATTGAGGTCTTACGAGACAGAGAGCACACTGCTTGCTCCAACACTCGAGGAAACACAGTGGGAG GTGTGCCAGAAAGCAGGGGAGATCTCACTCTTGAAGCAGCAACTGAGAGACTGCCAGGCAGACGTCGGCCACAAGCTAAATGAGATAGTTGGCCTCAGGGTGTCACTGAAGGAAATCACAGCAAAGACGGAGATGCTCGAGAAACAGAATAAAGACCACGGGGACAAGCTCCACTCTCGCACCAGAGACGTTGAG GTGTGCCAAAATGAACTGCAGCGTAAGAAGAACGAGGCTGATTTgctgagagagaaagtgggCAAACTGGAAAAAGACATCCAGGGAATGAAACAAGATCTGGCCATGGCCAAGGAGCAGCGACTGCAACACAGTTTGCAACTTGAGGCCCAAGCCCAGGGTCAGGCCTCGGAAGGACTAATCCAAGGCTCAGAGTCCCCCATCCAGAGCCAGGAGGACGAGACCAGTAGACACACCTCCACAGAATCCCTCCAGAAAGAAGTGGAGAGACTAAAGCAGCAGCTCACGGAGGAGAAGGATGCTCAGGAAAGGCTGGCCACCAACTTTGAGCAGGAGAGGCAGACATGGAACAAGGAGAAAGACAGGGTCATAAAGTACCAGAAACAGCTCCAGATCAACTACCTGCAGATGCACAAGAAGAACCAGGATCTGGAGAGGATCCTGAAGGAGCTTACTGCTGAGCTGGAAAGCCGGACGGAGCTCGGCATGGACATGAACTACAGCTCAGGGTTACAGACATATGACGATGTTATCGCCACAGAGATTTGA